In the Brachionichthys hirsutus isolate HB-005 chromosome 1, CSIRO-AGI_Bhir_v1, whole genome shotgun sequence genome, AGGGGATGCTACAAAATGACGGAATCTCCATCGGGATATGTGAAATATGGAAACAAGTCCACCTCGGTGAGTCAGCGAGCTGAATTGTGCAGGACTGTATTTCTCGTCCTGTGGTGACCGTATGAATTGCTCCACTCTTACACATCACCAGAATGTTGACTTTCTCTGTGAAGGAACTATGAGAATCATCGGCAGACAACGGTGCGTTGTCCACAAACTGCATCCTGAGGAAGGCGCTGTCTGCCGCCGACACCAAGACCACAGATAACGGAGACCCTGATGAAAGGTCAAGCAGGACGAAACCTTGTTTCAATATAAACTGCTGGCTTCCGAGTCACTCACAGGCACACAAGCATAAATAACCACTCGACAAACTGATTCTGTCTCATTGTCAAGTCAAGTTGCTTTCAGGATGACATTCAACCACAAATGCTCTCAAAAGTCCCGACGTGCGTTTAAGTGACCATCGAGATGAGGATGGCCAACTCTTTGTTGTCTGTTGTTGCTGTAGAACATCCAGAATAAATAAGTGGCTTGGTAGAAATTGATTTTGGGGGCCTTTTAaatggttttgttgttgttgttattaatgcAAGTCACAATGTCAGAAAAATGGCCACGAAAAAATGTGTAATATCAGTTGAACACGAAAAATCTCTTTCAGTACAAAAGTCCATACCATGAGCTAAATGTCACAATAAagatgcagaaataaaacagcagagTTTTAGAGAGCTTATgacttcctttttcttttgtttttcagagtGCCATTAAACCAACTACCATCGTATAGTTACTATGTTCCTCATTTCGGATATTTGGAAGACTTGAAACAGTTAAAATGTGCTTATTTCAACACCGTCTgattaaaaagaataaacaggAATAAGAATTGCTCACCAGATTGCCTGTCCCAGACACAAATCACACCATTATCGAGCCCGTGAGCTACATAACGGGTGGATCTACTGACAGCAGAGCAAACGATCACATTTGCATTTGGCCACATCCCATCTGGCAGGGGCTCCACATCTGCTTCGATAACAGAAGTGTCAAAATATGTTTATTGCTTTCTCACGATCTTTAAACAACAGGCAATATACTTTAAAGATCCAGTAGATTCATCTCTGAACAAACATATATCTTACCAGATTTCTTCTTCAGCGCGTTTTGAAGAGAATACTCGAAGAAATTATGGCTGCCACtccaccacacacagacagcaatAGGAAATCctaccaaaataaaagaaggCATTCATAGGAACCTTTGTCACTTCATGTCCAATCCTCAGGAATGAAATCTGAATTAAAACAGAAAGACCATTCTTAATGACCTATTATTCTGGAGACTACACTGGCCAATGACTTGACagcattttttattctttattactTTATAACTTTAACTTTCCTATGAAAAATGATCCTCCATTACAAACCTGGCTGAGGCTTTGCTCTGTTGTCACCAATTAACTGACCACAAGGCAGAAGAAAGTGGTGGGTGCAACGCCTGGAAAAGATTAAATGTAATGAAGGTGACAAGAAGAAAATATTTGAGAATCTGCGTTCATATTGTTTTGTGTGATTCATATTCTGGGAATATGAAATAATTGAGGTTCCAAATGAGTCAATCAGCCCAAAGgaaattcataaataaatgatcatgtGATGGAATCATGTATTTGCTATAAAAGCAGTTCAATTTTTAAATACTAGATTTTTCGCACCTTTCATTGTTCTCTTTGATTTTTCCTGCTTCTGCCTTTGAAGCCTGCTCACCCTGCTGatagctgctgctggtgtgtgtgtccagagcCAAGCAGTGTGTGAAAAAGTCCTCAAGTGGTCTAGCTGATGTTCtcaaagcaaaacaacacaaacaatggCGGAGAGGTTACTATGTAATACTGCCTGGGCTGCACATCTGCATTTACACTAGCAGTTCCAATTACGACGGACCAATGGACGCACGTCATGGATTTTTGATTGGTTCAGTTATAACAAACTGCACTGGAGACGtatcacatttattttgctcAAGATAAAATATACCTGCTAGAGTTTCGGGTGGTGTGATTTTAAACACCAATGAAGCTGGAGACCATTTGAAATCCACATCTACAGATGGGTCctggacataaaaacaaaactgtcaCGAGGTTTTTCTCAAAACAAATGAATCTAAACTTTTGATTAAATTGATACCCTTGATGGGGATATTCCTTTTTCactatatttttgttttgcccATTCATTGAATTTGAATATAATACCTGTTTTTGCAACATCTCTAACTCTTTCTGCCACACTTCTGAGGGGAAGCGGTGAACCTCGAGCCAAACGGCACCGTTGCCTGAAGGGAGGTGTGCCATTTCTTTGATTCAGTTCATTTAAATGACATCATGAATAGAATTAAAACAGATGGGAAAGGCCTTACTTACATCTGATCATTGCAGCTCCATAGTCCCCCCCTTCAGACATTTCAAATGTCAGACAAATGCTTCTCTCATTGACGTTTTCCTTGAATTGAGAGAATGTTTTGAATCGGATCTTTTCTTACTTTTTcacactcaaaaaaaaaaagcaattacaTAAATTCAACACTGAAAACTATCTTATACACAACATGTTACAAAATATACAACACAACAGTCTGATTTGCCTCTGGCGTCCTGTCGGTACCCTTACGGATGGCACTTTTCTGCTGAAATCAATGACAGTGAATACGAACCATGACGTTAATAACACTGAGGAGGTGAATATCTTCCCCACGAAATGCAAAGACTCTGGCAACacctgcagaggaagatgatAGCGGCAAAGCAAATGGTTAATACCCATCGATTCCACTGATTCCAGTGGTTTCAGGCCACAGACCGATGGCGGTGCTGATCAGAGGCTTACTACTCACCCATATCATCTACAGTGCCGAGTAGATAGGCTGTCTCAGACATTTCAGTCATTTGAATAGATGCCATTTCTACTGCGTCTTGCAGCCACTCTGTAACACAGATCAGAGCGGACGCACACCAGACAGAGAAGCCCTGGGAGTGACCCAGACTGAGGTAGCGGCCATCTTCCGAGCTCGCCAGGCAGTTTGTACTCTCTGGAAGCTGAAAATGGAAGCCCACATTTCTTTGGAAAGCAGTAATATTTCCACAAGCATAACAAAAACCGTGGATGTAATTGAGGTTGGTAAAACAAGTACACCATTGCTTAGTTTAACCACGTATATTAGTTTAGTCACCCTCACATCTCTGTCTGAAATCATTTCTAGACCTAACCCACCTCCCCACCTGTACCTGTGTCATTCCAGATGCTTCTAAAGTAGGCGTTTTCTGTCTGGATGTCTCAGTATGACAAACTTCTTCCAATTTTGCATCTGGTGTGGCTTTTCCCATGCACACTGACATGCTAGGAGCAAAAGAATGAGGAGTTTACATTTCTGTAACCTGCTGAATTTGATGCAGCTTTACAATAGCTGTGAAAGGCATTGCACGTTTAGCCTAGCCCAGTTAGCATACTGATGTTGTGCTGCTGTTAATATCCATCCATGGAGACATTTATGCAGGAGTAAGTTAACAAGTACCTGTACACACATCTACTGGTACAgtaaggtcaaaggtcagcccaAGAAATGATTGTTTAAGCTCAACAATTAAGATAAACAgtaatatcagaatcagaatactttaataatcccatagggaaattatatcagcaacaatgctccactcaacaaagtcAGAATTACAATTAACAGTATTTACATAGtgcattaataattaaaatatttaaagagtAATAGACTGTTACAATGACGCGTTGTATAAACCTCTTAGCAAACTTCTGCTAACAGCAACCTTTCACCCGAGGAAGctatgctaacgctagctacaCGAACCACAGCGAGAAACATGGGAAGCGTTCCAAAGAGAAATGTTGTTGgttgtagatttttttttctttcccgtTTATATAATTTCAAAATGTCATGTCATGGAATTAATTTAATTCTACTGTATGTACTGTACAGTATTCTTACTTGAATTTAAGGCCACTCGACACACGATCAGAGGTGTTTACAATCGTAACTATGACAACAGTGTCGTCCTACAGATAAGTGTGACGTCATATCCACCCGCGGAAGTTCTTGAAGTTTGTGTCGTCATCCTGATGCATTTACTCTGCCTCATgctaattaaaacaaaaccaaacaccCAACGTCTCACCCCCAAGCACCGAGAGCGATGTGTTATCAGTAGTTTATGAGTAATCAATGAAAAATATGACTTTCCATCCAGATCTATCGCTTCGACAGACAAAATCCATCTCAATTATTGGATCTGGATGCACGTACCGCTATTTATTACGTCCTTTACTCATGTTCACCTTTAAATATACATAACATTTTGCGAGTTTAGATTATATTTGTATTAAATTATTGAGTAAACATCAGTTTTGTTCAATCAATAATACTTAATATTGCTAAATACTCTGTAGGAGTAAagcttgtaaaacaaaaaagaaattccagaCAATACAttgatgctttttattcttttaaacTTTGCACAACTTGGAAAAGAGAATGTATCTAAACATAGCTTATAATCTCTTATCCTCACTCCAAAAAGGTTTTGCATTCAATAAAGGTAAGTAGCACAGAGACAACCACTGAAGTACACACTGGTATAATCAGCACATGTTCAATAAACATAACATCCTCATATTACTTTTATTTGCAGCTTTAAAGAATtggacagataaaaaaaaaagaaaagttaagtCATTTTGGAAGAAATAAAGTATTTAAGACAGGTGGTTGTTTCATCATACTCAGCCACCCACTGATAATCAGCCACTCATTATTCCACTTCTTAAACCCTGCAACCTTCTCACTCGTCACCTGCTCCACGAGCATGATTGAGCTTAATCATCTCAACAATAATTTTACAAGAATCACAAAAGACCATCTTACACCACACTCCCCCATGTGAACAGAGCCAGGTCAGATGGGCTCAAAGGAAGAACATCAGCCACTGAGATGTTCCCAATGGTACACACCTGATTTCATATCTCAACGATAATTACGAAAACATAGTACCAGATGGATTACAAATATAAATGAGTAAGATGTGCCGTTATGACcaaacaacattaaaacatttaattaaattatatatttccCAAAGAAAGCAATATTGAAACATGTGGAAGCCACTGCTGGCATTCATTTGACCTACGAAATGGCTAAGACAAGTTTATATGTGATATAAGGCTGTAAAGAGATGTGTGTGGATAAAGACTCATTATAGGCAGACTTAGTCCTATAAGAGTAATCTTAAGGCTTCTACATCACTAGATAACATTCAGTAGAAAAATTGCAACCACAATCAGAATAGAAATGTTtacaacatgaaaaaaaaaccgGCAAAACACAAATGGGCACAGATTATCAACTGGCAacaggaaaatgtaaaaatcccccaaaaaacaacaacaattcagCCTAGCTAAGTACTACAACTGCTTTGGTCTCAGAAATGGCTCCATATTTTCCAGCAGGCCAAATATCTGGGGCTGAAATCATCCAGGGATACAAaatccccagtgcagcgtcatCTAAATTCTGAAATAACCCAAACTAGATGACACAATGTGAACAAATACATAATGCGCTATCATGCATTGCAtagtctctttttattttatttctcttagTGAATGAGCGAAGTCCAGCCATAACTTAAGTGTTGGTGCTGGAGTTATTTTAGTGGACTTTTTGGAAGCTTTAGAACGGTCTCCACAACCATGTCTGGAACAGAGAATATATGCACAATCCTTTGATCCACATTGCACCACCTTTCGTTCCCGCCTATTTGGCTATAAACAAGTTGATGCAACTAGATCTGAACCTTCAAGAACAGCTACAAAGAGTGGATGATGATGGCTTCAGTAAATACATCAGTAgttctaacaaagacaaaagggGACAACGAAACCTTTCATTCCAGTGGTTGTAAATACTTGAATCTAGACCGTTTGCCGGGCAGTCCATCAACGCCAAGCATTTTGGTCCCTTTAACCAGTCATTTTTAATAGAAAGGGgtatgttaaataaatacttaaaCACAGACAGCGCACACACCAACATATACTGCATTGCAGCAGGTCCAATGTGAACCTGTCTTCACATATTCAACTATATGgatatttttccatttaattttcTTGATGGATTCACTTGCTTTCTAAATGTTAGCAAGTATTCAAAGAACTCGAGTTTGGTGTGCAGTACATCAGGACCCCATATGGGTTAACTCGAACTTCTTCACTTAAATACATTCTCATTATGTACCAAGGCTTAAATTATGCTACTTATTCCCAATAAGAAATCCACCCACCTTAAATGCATTAATTTTAAATCTTAATGCTTATTCAGAAACGGCTTTGAACTGCTCTCATTGAAAGATAAATGCTTGAAACACTCAGATAAAGTGAAGCTGGAGGAAATCCCTCCCTTCTTTCGCTATAAACAGATGCAAAGGATGAAATCAGAGACGAAACGGTGTGAAACATTCGGCAGGAAGCTGCTTCGATTATGTATCCTGAATCAGCTAGCTTTGATTTTGAATTGAAAGATGCATTCTTCTTTATGCTGCATGAAATTAATACTAAACGTGAGAAAGCATGTCTGAAGTTAGCGTTTGACTTGCGTCTCAAAAAGAAAGTGGATAAATTGGGAAACCTATTTGCTACATTttacttctttaaaaaataataataactgaaacTGACCGGCATGAAATATTATAGAattgtgtgtaatgacaatgtAAGGCGctttttacatttcttattaGTGTCTAAATCTCCTTCCCCCCCTTTGGACTTGTCTTTTCAACAATGACTTTTTAGGATCTGATCATTTCAGAAACAGAATCATAAACGTCAAAGGAAACTCTATTGATTTGTATCATAGGTGCTCACAACATCCTTCTTAGTCACAGCTGAGGAAGTCCATAATGAAATCTGACATTTCTTCCCAACTCTTACATCACtctgattaaaaaaagcaaaacactttGACACCCAAGTTGATTCTGCCAAGAAAGGAGACTCCATATAAAACACCTGACATAGGTCAGAGCCGAGGCTACGAAGACACCCGAGACACGTCATAGTCTGTGATGAGCTGCTTGATGTAGGACAGCTTCTCATGGAGATATTTACAGCGCTTCTTTTCTTCCCGGTAGCCTGGGAATTTCTGTTGAGGAAGGATAAAGCATTTGATTAAGTTTACTCATTAATGGTCAATAAGCAGAGAAACAGTACGTCCCCAACAGAGTAAAGGTTCATACATGAGAATGACAAATATATGAAGTAACGATGAGGTCTGGTCCATTTCTGAATTTCCTCTACAGTAATTGGTGGAGTTCAGCGCTGACTTTAGGAGATATCTCCGCACATTTCATCATCAACATTCCACAAACAGTCAAGTTATTATGTCTTCACAGTCTGCCGTCAGCACATTTGTGTGTTACTAACATAAagcatacttttttttttaaacttgttgGAAAACAATTTTTtaagctgaaaataaatattactgtatacagtaaaaataaatcatccaaaACACGTTATGCCTCAATGCTTTTgttcaaaataaacatcagtTCCTACTACTAGAAACTTTATAATAAAATACTGTATAGCATGTGTGCGATTTATTGAAGGAGATGAAACACGCCAAGTCATTTAAATGCTTGACTTACTGTTTGATACTTCTTGTACTTTTCTAGTATTTGATCTTCCATGATCTAAATCAACAGAACACAATTGTACATATTAATTCAGACAACTGAACTCAGACATCAGCATCTACTAAATTCTTTACAGTGGCCCTGTGTAATGAACCTTATATTCCGGTGTGCCGGGGGATAAGCTCTTGATCTTGGATCCTAGCTGAACAAACATACGAGTTATGGTGGCGATCCGGGAGTGAAGATCTTTGTATTCGTCATACTCTGCAGAAAAATCCTCCTGATACCGCTGCCGCTGCTCCAAACTAATGATGGCGGCGTACGAGCTACACAGAGGCAAACACTTACAATTAATACAATTAATGATGATGCAATACTGACCAGCTTCACAAGCAGTGATCATCCTGGTCAATCTAACTAGTCTTATACTTAACTTATACAAGTTAAAGCatgataaattacatttttaaacaagtACCGGTACCTAACTTTCCTTTCCTGTTGTTGTAGTACCCATTTTTAAACACAAGAATGCAGCACAAAGTCACTCTCATGCTGCGACATCGCCGGCGACCCACTCATCACCACAAACTCAATTGTTTCTTGA is a window encoding:
- the wdr93 gene encoding WD repeat-containing protein 93, whose protein sequence is MSVCMGKATPDAKLEEVCHTETSRQKTPTLEASGMTQLPESTNCLASSEDGRYLSLGHSQGFSVWCASALICVTEWLQDAVEMASIQMTEMSETAYLLGTVDDMGVARVFAFRGEDIHLLSVINVMENVNERSICLTFEMSEGGDYGAAMIRCNGAVWLEVHRFPSEVWQKELEMLQKQDPSVDVDFKWSPASLVFKITPPETLAARPLEDFFTHCLALDTHTSSSYQQGEQASKAEAGKIKENNERRCTHHFLLPCGQLIGDNRAKPQPGFPIAVCVWWSGSHNFFEYSLQNALKKKSADVEPLPDGMWPNANVIVCSAVSRSTRYVAHGLDNGVICVWDRQSGSPLSVVLVSAADSAFLRMQFVDNAPLSADDSHSSFTEKVNILVMCKSGAIHTVTTGREIQSCTIQLADSPRPNHSGDLPTVATSVPFLQSLLLVLQRNGEMFLLDAINKTTVCLLVPLKTHSIASPCNPVYALNSEQQTLFMKGIHVSAHDLNPSCSVPSLLGESPSQLLVFRFGESDVIRQYIISTAANTERCPSSLEETCDLYLQQRALSFDERNKALKQTWNQLEETAVTLQMKSSQAHIKK